The following is a genomic window from Panthera uncia isolate 11264 chromosome B4, Puncia_PCG_1.0, whole genome shotgun sequence.
agcactatccccattttacagagcaggAAACTGAGCCAAAGGTTAAGAGTGTTGACAAAGGCTGCACAGCCAGTTAGGTATAGGAGGAGGGATTCAAGCCCATCTGGGTCAGAGCCTGCGTTCCCACCCACCATGATGGAACTGTTGGAGTCACGAAGTTACAGCGACAAAGCTGaggttcaaacccaggtctgtggaTTTGAAGCTGCTGACGCTTGTGCGAAACTATGTTCCAGACCATCACTGGTCACCTTACCCATCCCACCTCCCGGACCCCTAGAGTGAGAGAATTAAGCTTCAAGCTGGAAGGACTTTGAGGTTAGTCTTAGCTCGCACCATCCGTCGTGACCAAATACCACAGCCTGggggcttaaacagcagacatttactcctcacagttctggagctggAAGCCCAGGATCAGGGCACAGCACGGTCTCCTTCTGGTGCGAGCCATTTTCCTGTTTTGTAGACCTCCCCCTTCCGGCAGTGTCCGTCACCTGGCAAAGAGGAAGCAAGCTTTCTGAGTCTCTTCTTCcaagggcattaatcccatcaCGGGGccccacccttgtgacctcaCCGATACctcattacctcccaaaggccccatctccaaataccatcacattgggggttaggacttcagcatatgaattttaggggaaaCAATTCAGCTCATAGCAAGGTTAGATGACTGTTTTGTCTTCCTGGTGAGGACCCTAAGTCAGGGTCCTGAAGTCACTGTGTGAGGATTCACAAGCAGGCCCAGAGCTCCAGACTTGTGCCCGGTGTCTAGAATCTGCTCATCCTGGACCACACTCACCTGtacctctctctccccattccaGACGGAGCCTGTGGCTGGTGCGGCTGCCGAGCAGGGCCAGGCCGGGCCCTGCCCGCAAGGACGCCCGAGTTCTTCACCGGCCCCTGAGCCCGGGAGCCCACCAGGCTCTCTTGCTGGATCCGCCATGACTTCAGAGCCCACGTCACCCCCAGTAGTGCCCCCACTCCACTCTCCCAAGTCTCCTGTCTGGCCCACCTTCCCTTTCCACCGGGAGGGCAGCAGGGTCTGGGAGCGGGGAGGTGTCTCATCTCGGGACCTGCCCAGTCCTCTGCCCACCAAACGGACCAGGACATACTCAGCGTGAGtacctgccccctgcccaggctCCAGTGATCTTTCCCCAGGACGAGTCCCCAGCCCCATCCTTTTCCGACCCCTGTTGTCCTCACTCAAGTCCAGGGGAGCTGTGTATGAACCTTCCAGTAACtactgtgttcattcattcattcattcactccactaagatttattgagcacctgacCAGGGGATCCAGTGGTGATTAAGACAGTCTTTGCCCATTAACTGCCTATAATCCAGAAGTAATTTATCTACCATTCACCTCCACCCtgcagggtagggggagaggaCCCAGCTTCAGGCATCAGGGAAGGTGAGGTCCTAGTGGGTTTGGAAGATGTATTAGGTGAAGGAAGTTGGGTGTTCCACATACGTGCATCAACCTGGACAGAAATGGAAGCATGCGATTGACCTTTGGTGAGGGGTGGGCAGTCTAGACAGAGACCAGCCTTGAGCCTCTAGGATAGATCACTGGATGGGATCacagggggggagggggtttgTGGAAATTGCAAAGGAAACTGACTTGCCTTGGCCAAAGAAGagagtattttatatttcatttcatttcatttttgagagagtgagtgagcagggaaggggcagagagggagaatcccaagcaggctctgcaccatcagcacagagccagacacagggctcaaacccacaaaccatgagatcacgacctgagccgaaatcaagagtcagacgcccaagcaactgagccacccagccgcctgtttgtttgtttgttttgttttttctaataagctccgtgcccaacgtggggcttgaactcatgatcccaagatcaagagtagcatgcttcactgattgagccagccaggcgtccctaaagGAGAGGTTTTTGATGGCAGGCACTAATTGTCCCCTATGTCCAACCCAAGGCCAGGCACAGagcagatgcttaataaatgatgaatgaatggatgagtgacaAGTACGTGAATAGGATACAGCTGCCTCAAAAAGTAGTGAGCTCCCCGTTTCAGGAGGCACTCAAGTTTAGGCTAGATATTCTTCACTCAGAAGTCTTAtgacagggggtgcctgggtggctcaatcggttaagcgtccaactcttgactctggctcagctcatgatctcatggtttgtgagtttgagccctgcactgggctctgagctgataacttggagactgcttgggattctcctctctctctgcttctcccctgcttatggtgcgtgtgcatgcaagtgctctctctctctcaaaataaataaacttaaaaaaaaataaaaagaaatcttacaaCAGGAGCCTATGTAAGCCCAATCTCAGGAGGCGAGGGTGCTGTGTAGAgagtgggggtgtgtgggggggcacTCCCTGGGAGTCAGGAGACCCTCTTGCTGTGCACCCCGGGAAAGCCagttcccctctctgggcctcagtctccttacTGTCCAATGGGACCACGAGAGGGCTGGGCTAACATAACTGCGCAGTTTCTGACCTGGGGAGGCTTTTCCACAGCCCTGAGACGGGCTCTGCAGGCAGGGCCTGGGAGGGCTGTGGGcatccgggggtgggggtggagtccCCAGACCGTAGCTCTAATCCCCCTGCTCTATCCTCAGGACAGCCCGTGCCTCGGCTGGCCCAGTGTTCAAGGGTGTCTGTAAGCAGTTCTCACGCTCACAGGGCCATGGCTTCATCACACCTGAGAATGGATCCGAGGACATCTTTGTGCACGTATCTGAGTG
Proteins encoded in this region:
- the CSDC2 gene encoding cold shock domain-containing protein C2, with protein sequence MTSEPTSPPVVPPLHSPKSPVWPTFPFHREGSRVWERGGVSSRDLPSPLPTKRTRTYSATARASAGPVFKGVCKQFSRSQGHGFITPENGSEDIFVHVSDIEGEYVPVEGDEVTYKMCPIPPKNQKFQAVEVVLTQLAPHTPHETWSGQVVGS